The Toxorhynchites rutilus septentrionalis strain SRP chromosome 3, ASM2978413v1, whole genome shotgun sequence genome includes a region encoding these proteins:
- the LOC129773385 gene encoding nucleosome assembly protein 1-like 1: protein MDRKEKRVLNDYVSSIMKILQSKITTFIGRLIENVSTSAQISSDKKEAIFWKLSDLNTKMEQLQTITTLPPNIRMKIDALNKVQLQLLCKEADFHKRVFSMESEFQQNLNEIYEKRRQIVDGSYVPTREDTEKGDQIEANLEGEGEQFKGIPEFWLGVFKMVPILQCMVQVSDEKALKHLIDVRSIVKDQPKTSFVLEFEFEPNQFFENTTLTKEYLLECVPDPEKLYSFNGFEITDTEGCEIKWKEGACLTAGNETENNPMANSFFNFFNPKKLLEGADPLVYEHFMKADFEIGYYIKERVIPRAVNFFTGDFLNSEIDLVDYFMSCVPEEKESDSN, encoded by the exons ATGGATCGAAAAGAGAAGCGCGTTTTAAACGATTATGTTTCTA GCATTATGAAAATTTTGCAATCCAAAATTACAACTTTCATCGGACGATTGATCGAAAACGTCTCAACATCCGCTCAAATATCCAGCGACAAGAAAGAAGCAATTTTTTGGAAGCTATCGGATCTCAACACGAAAATGGAACAATTGCAGACGATTACCACCCTTCCGCCGAATATCCGTATGAAAATTGATGCATTGAATAAGGTTCAGCTACAGCTGCTGTGCAAAGAAGCCGACTTTCACAAGCGAGTCTTCTCGATGGAGTCCGAGTTTcaacaaaatttgaatgaaatctaCGAGAAGAGGCGACAGATTGTGGACGGTTCATATGTTCCCACCAGGGAAGATACGGAGAAAGGGGATCAAATTGAAGCGAATCTAGAAGGTGAGGGAGAACAGTTCAAAGGAATTCCGGAATTTTGGTTGGGCGTGTTCAAGATGGTACCAATTCTCCAGTGTATGGTCCAGGTTTCGGATGAAAAAGCACTGAAACATCTTATTGACGTCAGATCAATAGTGAAAGATCAACCTAAGACGAGCTTCGTGCTGGAATTTGAGTTCGAACCGAATCAGTTCTTTGAGAACACCACTCTCACCAAGGAGTATCTGTTGGAATGTGTGCCGGACCCAGAGAAGTTGTACTCGTTCAATGGATTCGAAATTACCGATACTGAGGGGTGCGAAATTAAATGGAAAGAAGGAGCTTGCTTGACGGCAGGGAATGAAACAGAGAACAATCCAATGGCCAAttcattttttaactttttcaaTCCAAAAAAGTTGTTGGAGGGTGCTGATCCTCTAGTATATGAACATTTCATGAAAGCGGATTTTGAAATTGGATACTACATCAAAGAACGAGTCATTCCGAGGGCAGTCAACTTTTTTACTGGTGACTTTCTAAATTCTGAGATTGATTTAGTGGATTATTTTATGAGTTGTGTTCCGGAAGAGAAAGAATCCGATTCAAATTAA